Proteins from a single region of Bradyrhizobium diazoefficiens:
- a CDS encoding DMT family transporter, translated as MDNRQDTNIAVELTLLVALATLWGGSYTFIKLGVATIPPITLIAARTTIAGLLLLVIMRARGIKMPADPATWQRFAFQAVLNSVIPWTLIAWGERHVDAALATVLNSVAPIFTFLLTAIVTRHEATTPRKLFGVIAGMAGILLIVGVDAFHDLGSGFVPEAAIVAATICYACAAIFGRSFNGLDPMAPAAGSLLAGAAVLIPTSLVVEQPWALSPSLSSVLALLALAVFSTAAAFAIYFRLIQTLGSVGTTAQAYLRVPIGVAISVVFLGETLSQTAWIGLACVVLGVATMTIAARRPTVAKPS; from the coding sequence ATGGACAACCGGCAGGACACCAACATCGCCGTCGAGCTGACGCTGCTGGTCGCGCTGGCAACGCTCTGGGGCGGCTCCTACACCTTCATCAAGCTCGGCGTCGCCACCATCCCGCCGATCACGCTGATCGCGGCGCGCACCACGATCGCCGGCTTGCTCCTGCTCGTCATCATGCGGGCGAGGGGCATCAAGATGCCGGCGGACCCGGCAACGTGGCAACGCTTCGCGTTCCAGGCCGTGCTCAACAGCGTGATCCCCTGGACCCTAATCGCCTGGGGCGAGCGCCATGTCGATGCCGCGCTCGCCACGGTCCTCAACTCGGTCGCGCCGATCTTCACGTTCCTGCTGACGGCGATTGTCACCCGCCACGAGGCGACGACCCCGCGAAAGCTGTTCGGCGTGATCGCCGGCATGGCCGGCATCCTGCTGATCGTCGGCGTCGATGCGTTCCACGATCTTGGCAGCGGCTTCGTCCCGGAAGCCGCCATCGTCGCCGCCACCATCTGCTACGCTTGCGCCGCGATCTTCGGCCGCAGCTTCAATGGCCTCGATCCGATGGCGCCGGCCGCAGGCTCGCTGCTGGCGGGCGCGGCTGTCCTGATCCCGACCTCGCTGGTCGTCGAGCAGCCCTGGGCGCTCTCGCCCTCGCTGAGCTCGGTCCTGGCGCTGCTCGCGCTTGCGGTGTTCTCGACCGCGGCCGCGTTCGCGATCTATTTCCGCCTGATCCAGACACTTGGCTCGGTCGGCACCACCGCGCAGGCCTATCTGCGGGTGCCAATCGGGGTCGCCATCAGCGTCGTCTTCCTCGGTGAAACCCTGAGCCAGACGGCCTGGATCGGCCTTGCTTGCGTCGTCCTCGGCGTCGCCACCATGACGATCGCGGCCCGGCGGCCGACCGTGGCTAAACCATCGTGA
- a CDS encoding NUDIX hydrolase, producing MPETAVSRPASTILLLRDGAREMEVFMMVRHHQIEFNSGALVFPGGSVDGGDKEIVARSDLYSGGEGLSEAERGFRIAAIRETFEESGILLARSNGSNTPVDAKRAGEIADANRVALNEHKLSFLSILADNNLQLALDTLVPYAHWITPEGMPKRFDTWFFLAAAPPDQLGAHDGRESTDSIWVSPREAVEGGESGRFKLPFPTTRNLIRLAKQDSVSAALDHARSMPIVTVMPVMTKTETGRQLRIPREGGYDGEVFEVGAVG from the coding sequence ATGCCCGAGACCGCTGTATCACGCCCGGCCTCGACCATCCTCCTGCTGCGCGATGGCGCGAGGGAGATGGAAGTCTTCATGATGGTCCGCCATCATCAGATCGAGTTCAACTCGGGCGCGCTGGTGTTTCCGGGCGGCAGCGTCGATGGCGGCGACAAGGAGATTGTCGCCCGCTCCGACCTGTATTCGGGCGGCGAGGGCCTCAGCGAAGCGGAGCGCGGCTTCCGCATCGCCGCCATCCGCGAGACGTTTGAGGAAAGCGGCATCCTGCTGGCGCGTTCGAACGGCTCGAACACACCTGTTGATGCCAAGCGCGCCGGCGAGATCGCCGATGCGAATCGCGTCGCGCTCAACGAGCACAAGCTCAGCTTCCTGAGCATTCTAGCCGACAACAATCTCCAGCTCGCGCTCGACACGCTCGTGCCTTACGCGCACTGGATCACACCAGAGGGCATGCCGAAGCGTTTCGATACCTGGTTCTTCCTCGCGGCAGCGCCGCCCGACCAGCTCGGCGCCCATGATGGCCGTGAGTCGACCGACTCGATCTGGGTGTCGCCGCGCGAAGCGGTCGAGGGCGGCGAGAGCGGCCGCTTCAAACTACCCTTCCCGACCACGCGCAATCTGATCCGGCTCGCCAAGCAGGACAGCGTGAGCGCTGCGCTCGACCATGCCCGCAGCATGCCGATCGTCACGGTGATGCCGGTCATGACCAAGACCGAAACTGGCCGCCAACTCCGCATTCCCCGCGAGGGCGGCTATGACGGCGAGGTGTTCGAGGTCGGCGCGGTCGGCTAG
- a CDS encoding thiolase domain-containing protein — protein MTIKGKAYIAGIYEHPTRHAPDKSTAQLHAEVAKGAIEDAGISKDDVDGYFCAGDAPGGAWPMVDYLGLNTKKLRHVDSTETGGCSYIIHLGHAAEAIAAGKCSIALITLAGKPRTGAMPPRAAGAEADFESAYGATTHNAYGMCAMRHMHDYGTTSEQLAWIKVAASHHAQYNPHAMLKDVVTVEDVLNSPMISDPLHRLDCCVVSDGGGALIVTTPEIAKSLKKPLVKLIGHGEAMKGPRGGKDLDLTYSAGIWSGPRAFEEAGITPKDIKYASIYDSFTITVLMQLEDLGFCKKGEGGKFVADGNLISGVGKLPFNTDGGGLCSNHPVNRGGMTKIIEAVRQLRGEAHPKVQVRNCDLAIAHGTGGLLGVRHAASTAILERV, from the coding sequence TTGACCATCAAGGGCAAGGCCTACATTGCCGGGATCTACGAACATCCGACCCGGCATGCGCCGGACAAATCCACCGCCCAGCTCCACGCCGAGGTCGCCAAGGGCGCGATCGAGGACGCCGGGATCTCCAAGGACGATGTCGACGGCTATTTCTGCGCGGGCGATGCGCCCGGCGGCGCCTGGCCGATGGTCGATTATCTCGGCCTGAACACCAAGAAGCTCCGTCACGTCGATTCCACCGAGACCGGCGGCTGCTCCTACATCATCCATCTTGGCCACGCGGCTGAGGCGATCGCGGCGGGCAAGTGCTCGATTGCGCTGATCACGCTGGCTGGCAAGCCGCGCACCGGCGCGATGCCGCCGCGCGCAGCCGGCGCGGAGGCCGATTTCGAATCCGCCTATGGCGCGACCACGCACAATGCCTATGGCATGTGTGCCATGCGCCATATGCACGACTACGGCACCACGAGCGAGCAACTCGCCTGGATCAAGGTCGCCGCCTCGCATCATGCGCAATACAATCCGCATGCGATGCTCAAGGACGTTGTCACCGTCGAGGACGTGCTGAACTCGCCGATGATCTCCGATCCCTTGCATCGTCTGGATTGCTGCGTCGTCTCTGACGGCGGCGGCGCGCTGATCGTGACGACGCCGGAGATTGCGAAGAGCCTGAAGAAGCCGCTCGTCAAGCTGATCGGCCATGGCGAGGCGATGAAGGGACCGCGCGGCGGCAAGGATCTCGATCTCACTTACTCCGCCGGCATCTGGTCCGGCCCGCGCGCGTTCGAGGAAGCTGGCATCACGCCGAAGGACATCAAATACGCCTCGATCTATGACAGCTTCACCATCACCGTGCTGATGCAGCTCGAAGACCTCGGCTTCTGCAAGAAAGGCGAGGGCGGCAAGTTCGTTGCCGACGGCAATCTGATCTCGGGCGTCGGCAAGCTGCCGTTCAACACCGACGGCGGCGGCCTCTGCAGCAACCATCCCGTCAATCGCGGCGGCATGACCAAGATCATCGAGGCCGTCAGGCAGTTGCGCGGCGAGGCGCATCCGAAGGTGCAGGTCAGGAATTGCGATCTCGCCATCGCCCACGGCACCGGCGGCCTCTTGGGAGTTCGCCACGCCGCCTCGACAGCCATTCTGGAGCGCGTGTGA
- a CDS encoding SDR family oxidoreductase has product MGLLDGKVALITGAGGGLGEAYAKLFAREGASIVVNDLGGPRDGSGADTSMAQQVVDAIKAEGGKAVANGADISTMEGGQSVFDDAIKHFGRADILVNNAGILRDQTFHKASESDWDKVIKVHLKGTFCCTLPVFRWMRDNGGGVIVNTSSTSGLIGNFGQTNYGAAKGGIWGLSNVLAIEGRKYNIRIWTLAPGALTRMTADLPRYKENPSAALGPDGIAPAVLYMVSDLSGDQTGKVLGVSGPRGVREMRMMEMEGWKPPHAGWKPQDIVDHAKEIFFSEEQIKMGARRF; this is encoded by the coding sequence ATGGGACTACTCGACGGCAAGGTTGCGCTGATCACCGGTGCGGGCGGGGGGCTTGGTGAGGCCTACGCCAAACTGTTCGCGCGGGAAGGGGCCTCGATCGTCGTCAACGACCTCGGCGGTCCACGTGACGGCTCCGGCGCCGACACTTCCATGGCCCAGCAGGTGGTGGACGCGATCAAAGCCGAGGGCGGCAAGGCCGTTGCCAATGGTGCCGATATCTCCACCATGGAGGGCGGCCAGTCGGTGTTCGACGACGCCATCAAGCATTTTGGCCGCGCCGACATCCTGGTCAACAATGCCGGCATCCTGCGCGACCAGACCTTTCACAAGGCATCGGAGTCCGACTGGGACAAGGTGATCAAGGTGCACCTGAAAGGCACTTTTTGTTGCACCCTGCCGGTGTTTCGCTGGATGCGGGACAATGGCGGCGGCGTCATCGTCAACACCTCGTCGACCTCGGGGCTGATCGGCAATTTCGGCCAGACCAACTATGGAGCCGCCAAGGGCGGCATCTGGGGTCTGTCCAACGTGCTGGCGATCGAGGGCCGCAAGTACAACATCCGGATCTGGACGCTGGCGCCGGGCGCGTTGACCCGCATGACCGCAGACCTGCCCCGCTATAAGGAGAACCCCTCGGCGGCGCTGGGGCCGGACGGCATCGCACCGGCCGTGCTATACATGGTCAGCGATTTGTCGGGCGACCAGACCGGCAAGGTGTTGGGCGTATCCGGGCCCCGCGGCGTGCGCGAAATGCGGATGATGGAGATGGAAGGCTGGAAACCGCCGCATGCGGGCTGGAAGCCCCAGGATATCGTCGATCATGCCAAGGAGATCTTCTTCTCCGAGGAGCAGATCAAGATGGGCGCGCGGCGATTCTGA
- a CDS encoding dihydrodipicolinate synthase family protein, whose protein sequence is MKLTADAKGTFAIAPTPFHDDGRIDERSIDRLTDFYEEVGCDGVTVLGILGEAPKLDAAEAEQVAVRYVKRARKMQVIVGVSAPGFATMRSLAKASMDAGAAGVMIAPPPSLRTDDQIVGYFKQAAEAIGPDVPWVLQDYPLTLSVVFTPAVIRKIVMDNANCVMLKHEDWPGLEKITTLRNFQKDGSVRPLSILCGNGGTFLDFEMERGADGAMTGYAFPELLIDVVNLSKAGKRDTAHDLFDAHLPLIRYEQQPGVGLTVRKYVLQKRGIIASSAQRKPGATITPTAKAEVDYLLSRVARFDKRANLGPQSSAAG, encoded by the coding sequence ATGAAACTCACCGCCGATGCCAAGGGCACCTTCGCAATCGCGCCGACGCCGTTCCACGACGATGGCCGGATCGACGAGCGCTCGATCGACCGCCTGACCGATTTCTACGAGGAGGTCGGCTGCGACGGCGTCACGGTGCTCGGCATCCTCGGTGAAGCGCCGAAGTTAGATGCCGCCGAGGCCGAGCAGGTCGCGGTGCGCTACGTCAAGCGCGCCAGGAAGATGCAGGTGATCGTCGGCGTTTCCGCGCCGGGTTTTGCCACCATGCGCTCGCTGGCGAAGGCCTCGATGGACGCAGGTGCGGCCGGCGTCATGATCGCGCCGCCGCCGTCGCTTCGCACCGACGACCAGATCGTAGGCTATTTCAAGCAGGCGGCGGAAGCGATCGGTCCCGACGTGCCGTGGGTGCTCCAGGACTATCCGCTGACGCTGTCGGTGGTGTTCACCCCCGCCGTGATCCGCAAGATCGTCATGGACAATGCGAACTGCGTGATGCTCAAGCACGAGGACTGGCCCGGGCTGGAGAAGATCACGACACTGCGTAATTTCCAGAAGGACGGCTCGGTGCGCCCGCTCTCGATCCTCTGCGGCAATGGCGGTACATTCCTGGACTTCGAGATGGAGCGTGGCGCGGACGGTGCCATGACCGGCTACGCGTTCCCCGAGCTTCTGATCGACGTCGTCAACCTCTCCAAGGCCGGCAAGCGCGACACCGCGCATGACCTGTTCGACGCGCATCTGCCGCTGATCCGCTATGAGCAGCAGCCGGGCGTCGGCCTGACGGTGCGCAAATACGTGCTGCAAAAGCGCGGCATCATCGCCTCCAGTGCGCAGCGCAAGCCCGGCGCGACCATCACCCCGACGGCGAAGGCGGAGGTCGATTACCTGCTGTCGCGCGTCGCCCGTTTCGACAAGCGCGCCAATCTCGGTCCGCAATCCAGCGCCGCAGGTTAG
- a CDS encoding Zn-ribbon domain-containing OB-fold protein: protein MVDAKKYPAPVTNPETAAFWDAAKEGKFMIKRCTTCGEAHYFPRSICPFCYSDKTAWEEASGEGTIYTYSLMRKSPTGPYAIGYVALKEGPSVQTNFVDCDLEKLKIGQKVKVVFKPTDGAPLPFFTPV from the coding sequence ATGGTAGATGCAAAAAAATATCCAGCACCGGTGACGAACCCCGAGACCGCCGCGTTCTGGGATGCCGCGAAAGAGGGCAAGTTCATGATCAAGCGCTGCACCACCTGCGGCGAAGCGCATTACTTCCCGCGCTCGATCTGCCCGTTCTGCTACTCCGACAAGACGGCGTGGGAGGAGGCTTCGGGCGAGGGCACGATCTACACCTACAGCCTGATGCGGAAGTCGCCGACCGGTCCTTATGCGATCGGCTACGTCGCGCTGAAGGAGGGACCGTCGGTGCAGACCAATTTCGTCGACTGCGATCTCGAGAAGCTGAAGATCGGCCAGAAGGTGAAAGTGGTGTTCAAGCCCACCGACGGCGCGCCGCTGCCGTTCTTCACGCCGGTCTAG
- a CDS encoding MaoC family dehydratase: MSARYEELKGLKNIGQKYTYGDREVMLYAYGIGLGADPMDENELAFVNEGTLTPRPLKVVPTFASVAAWGAGPGEMNLNRVMVVDGERDITFHQPLPVAANITADSSVVEVYDKGKDKGVVISHQTVLKNEKGEKLATLVASRFARGDGGFGGPNLTQPDPHAMPSRSPDKTIDITTRPDQALVYRLCGDRNPLHSDPEFAKKAGFPRPILHGMCTYGITCRGVLQTYADYDASAFRRHVARFSSPVYPGETVTMDLWKDGDTISFEAKVKSRGVTVIKNGKTVLG, from the coding sequence ATGTCCGCCAGATACGAAGAGCTCAAGGGGCTCAAAAATATCGGCCAGAAATACACCTACGGCGATCGCGAGGTGATGCTCTACGCCTACGGCATCGGCCTCGGCGCCGATCCCATGGACGAGAACGAGCTCGCCTTCGTCAACGAGGGCACGCTGACGCCGCGGCCGCTGAAGGTGGTGCCGACGTTTGCCTCCGTCGCGGCGTGGGGCGCGGGGCCGGGCGAGATGAATCTCAACCGCGTCATGGTGGTCGACGGCGAGCGCGACATCACCTTCCATCAGCCGCTGCCGGTCGCCGCCAACATCACCGCCGACTCGTCGGTGGTCGAGGTCTACGATAAGGGCAAGGACAAGGGTGTCGTCATCAGCCACCAGACCGTGCTCAAGAACGAGAAGGGCGAGAAGCTGGCAACGCTCGTTGCCTCGCGCTTTGCCCGCGGCGACGGCGGTTTCGGCGGGCCGAACCTGACCCAGCCCGACCCGCACGCGATGCCGTCGCGCAGCCCCGACAAGACGATCGACATCACCACGCGCCCCGACCAGGCGCTGGTCTATCGCCTCTGCGGCGACCGCAACCCTCTGCACTCCGATCCCGAATTCGCCAAGAAGGCTGGCTTCCCTCGCCCGATCCTGCACGGCATGTGCACCTACGGCATCACCTGCCGTGGCGTGCTCCAGACCTATGCGGATTACGATGCGAGCGCGTTCCGCCGGCACGTCGCGCGGTTCTCCTCGCCGGTCTATCCCGGCGAGACCGTGACCATGGACCTCTGGAAGGACGGCGACACGATCTCGTTCGAAGCCAAGGTGAAGTCGCGTGGCGTCACCGTGATCAAAAACGGCAAGACGGTGCTGGGTTAG